The genomic interval AACAAGTTATGGATATTGAGATACTAGAATTATTGGAAAATAAAAAGCTTAAGCTAACAGAGAATTACATTTTTGTTCACGTAGTTATTAACAATAAACAACGAATTCAATGTTATGACTTAGATGGTAATTTACAATCAGAATATACCAACTCTAATCAATTTAGTTTATTAACATATGATGATAATTTTGTTTATTTCTTAGAACATGAACTAAAGTACGACCCAAAACCTTATATGGTAAGTACTATTAATCGCTTGGATAATTTGGGTAATAAGGAGACGTTACCTAAATCATATGATAAGCTTAAGATTATGAAACACTATCAAGATGGTAGTATCTTGCTTTCCTATGAAGATCCAGATTTAAACTACTTAAAGTTAACAAGTGATGGTCAGGTTGTCTATGATAAAAAAATGGTTAATGAAGTTGATAATTCAAATTTCTTCTTCATTACTCAATTGATACCTAAGGATCAAGGAGTTATGTATCACTATCAAAAATCAGTTGGGAGCCTAATCGGAAAATTAGATGCTAATGGTGATAAAGAATGGGAAATCCAAGCACAATTAGATAGCTATTATTTAATGGATGGGATAAATGATGATATTTATATCTTCTATGATGAACCAGAAAGTAATATAGAATTTGCGCATCATAATAGTCAAGGAGAATTAATCAATAGTATAACACTTAATGGTAATATTGAATCGATTCAAAATTTTAAAGTATTAGAAAATGGCAATATTGTTTACACTTTACTAGGTCTTGATAAGGAGTATTTAGTAATTTTATCACCTAGTGGTCAGACACTTTATAATCAAGAGTTAAAAGGGTATATCTATAATAACTTCGGTGATCATAAAACTTTCTTTACTATTAATGATAAAGGTGAACAAGAACAAGTTACTTTAAAATACGATGCTATTGGTTTTATCAGTTTTCAAAGTAATTATTATTATTAAAATAAATTTTATAAAGTATTAATAAACCATACACTGTTTTTGCCTCTTGATTAACAAGGATTACTATTTTCTACATAATCCATATCATTTGTAAAAAAATGGTAATATATTTAACTATAAAGTAGATTTATTAAAGTCTTTGATTTATAATGAAATCAAGGACTTTTTTATGCAAAAATTGACAATTTCAGATAATGAAATTAGATACTGGTTTTGTAGTAATTATTCTAAAAATAGTCTTGATATAATATTTAATTTACAGGGGGAATATATGATGAAAAATAGTCTTAGAAGTTTAAGTTTTATCGTTATGGTTTTCTTGATTTTATTAATAACAGGGTGTAGTCTAATTGATAAAAATAATAAAGAAGACACAAGCGAAGTTAATACAGATTATAATACAAACGAAACTAATACAACTACAGATACTGATGAAGAAACAAAACTAATTAATAAATCTAAAAAATTGTATACTAAGGATATTGCATCTGAATATGTTATTAATGCAAAAACATTAGATACTTACAAATATAAAAATGATCAAGCTGTATCATATGTAAATATTTCTGAGTTTATTAAGTTTATGGATGGTGGAATTATCGATTTAAATATTACTAAAAGTGACGTAATGACAATTTCCTATACGTTTGATGTTCCAAGTGAATACCAACAAATCTATGGTGAAACATATTCATATGAAATGACTATAGATGCTGAAAATGAAGTCATATCATATAATGACTTTGATATGGTATCCAGTATAAATGCTCCAATGTTAACTCAATATAAAACTGAGTTAGTTGTTTCTGATATAGATTTAATAGAGGATGATCCTTCAGTAGAGATTGACTTAAAACTATATAATCTGGATATAGTACTTTTTGAAGATGGATATTATATCCCTTTATATCTCGCAAATTTATTTTTTACAGGATCATATATTAATGTTTATGAAATGAGTAATAACATTTATGTTATAGATGACTTTTCTGATTTTAATATGTTATTTAATGCTTTTAGGAATGATCGTACTAAAAAAGTTTCTGATATAAGTTCTCATACAAAGAATTATTTAGCTCTATACTTTGATTACTTTTATGGTTTAAAAGACTATAAAAATATTGAAACCTATAGAACTGTTTTAGATGATTATGACTTTGAAAAAAATACTTTTAAGTCACTACATAAAGAACTAGAAAGCTTTATCAAAAGTCAAAATGATTTACATACTGCGTTAATTTCAACTGGTTATTTAGATAAATTTTTTAGACCAAGTAGCACTCAAAGTAATAAATTATCTAACTATGTGACAGCTTACACTAACAATCAATGTATATTGAGAAAATCTGAGTTAGATTATAAGAATTATGGAGATACATTCGTGATTGAATTAAATCAATTTACACTAGACACTAAAGATCTTTTAAAACCAGCTATGGAAGAAGCAAAAAAATATGATGATATTGTTATTGATGTAAGTTGTAATCCAGGTGGTAATTTAATAGGTGTTGTTGAATTACTTAGTTACATGACAGATGAGAAAATACCTGTTTCCTATATAAATCCAGCAACAGGTGGAAAATTTATTGAATATTATGAAACAACAAACAATGTTTTTCTAGATAAAAATTTCTATGTTTACACATCGCCTGCAACTTTTAGTGCAGCTAATTTATTTACATCTATCGTAAAAGATCAAGAATTAGCAATAATTTTTGGGGAAAAAACAAGTGGCGGAGCCTCTGCGATTACCTATACAGTTTTACCTGATGGTGCATTAATTGTCAATTCAAGTAATTTGACTTTAATTAACAAAAATGATGAAGTAATTGAAGATGGAATAGATGTTGATATAAATTATAATAACCAATTCGATTGGTATGACTTGATTGGTGATTTAAATAATATGCTTCCATCATCATAAAACACAAAGATTAAAATATTGGGTTTGAATTTCTTAATTACACAACAAGAAATGTAATAACACATCACAGAAACTATGGAGGACTAGGAGGGTGTTATATCGGTTCAGTAAAAATTAGTTATTCAGGAATTTTGATGTCGTATTGTAGAATATTATGTATTTCTAAATGGAAAACCTTTTGAAAAGTACAAAACAATTTTAGAAGTATATTATATTGATTTTTTGTTTAATATTTAACAAAAATACTGATCAGTGATGATATCCTATCAGCTAATCAAAAAACGATAATATATTTAAATATAAAGTAGATTTATAAAAGTCGTTGACTTTCTAATGAAATCAAGGACTTTTCTGTGCATAAGATAATAATTTTAACAATATTCATGATATTATATTTTAATAATTTACAAGGTGGGAAAATATTTTGAAAAATAGTGTGAGAAGTTTAGGTCGAATAGTATTGGTAGTATTTATTTTTTTACTTTCAGGGTGTAGTTTGATTTATAAAACTAATACTGAAGAAACAAAGGTAGTAGATGTGACTACTGAAGACACAAAGGTAGATGATACAACTACAGAAGTTACAACAACAGAAACTGAGATTGTGGAAACAAAATTAATTTCAAAATCTAAAGAATTGACTGCTATTGATATTGCTTCTGAATATGTTATTAAGGCTAAGAAATTAGCAACATATACACATAAAGATGATTTAGCTGTTTCATATGTTAATATTTCTGAGTTCATTAAGTTTATGGATGGTGGAATTGTTGATTTAAACATATCTAAAAATGAGATTATGACAATTTCATATACTTTCGATATTCCAAGTGAACTTCAACCAAATTATGATATAACTTATACCTATGAAATGACGATAGATGCTGAAAATGAAGTCATCTCATATAATGACTTTGATATGGTCTCAAATTTAAATGTTCCTATGTTATCTCAATATGAAACTGATTTAATTATTTCTGATATAGAAGTATTTGATGATGATCCTTCAGTTGAGATTAACTTAGCATTATATAATATGGATATCGTTCTTTTTGAAGATGGATATTATATCCCTTTATACCTTGCAAATTTGTTTTTCACAGGAGCAACTATTAATGTATATGAAATGAATGATTATATTTATATAATAGATGACTTTTCTGATTTAAATGAGTTATTTGACGCTTTTGAGATAGATAACAGTAAAAATGTTTCTGATATAAGTCTTTATACGAAGAATTATTTAGCACTATATTTTGATTACTTTTATGGTTTAAAAGACTATAAAAATATTGAAACCTATAGAACTGTTTTAGATGATTATGACTTTGAAGAAAAAGATTCTTTTAATGAGTTATTCAATGAACTTGAAAGATTTATCATTAAGCAAAATGATTTACATACTTCATTAATTTCAGCGGGATATTTGGGTGAAGATTACACACCAATAAAGCCTAAAAGTAATAAACTATCAAAATACATAACAGCTTACAAAAACAACCAATGTTATTTGAGAGAATCTGAGATATCTTATAGATCTTATGAAAATATATTTGTTATTGAAGTAAATCAATTTACACTAGACACTAAAGATCTTTTAAAACCAGCGATGGAAGAAGCAAAAAAATATGATGATATTATTATTGATGTAAGGTGTAATCCAGGTGGTAATTTAATTGGTGTTGTTGAATTACTTAGTTATATGACAGATGAGAAGATACCTGTATCATATATAAATCCAGCAACAGGTGGGAAAATTATTGAATATTATGATACAACTAACAATGTTTTTTTAGATAAAAATTTCTATGTTTACACATCTCCTGCAACCTTTAGTGCTGCTAATTTATTTACATCAATTGTTAAAGATCAAGGGTTAGGTATAGTATTTGGTGGAAAGACAAGTGGGGGAGCCTCTGCGATTATTTATACAGTTTTACCTGATGGCGCACTAATTGTTAATTCAAGTAATTTCACTTTAATAAACAAAGATGGTGAAGTAATTGAAGATGGAATTGATGTTGATTTAAATTACAGTTATCCAATAAGATGGTATGACTTGATTGATGATCTAACTAATATCTTTGTTGACTCTTCAGAAGTTGTAGTTTATAAAAATACTGGGAAGAATTCTGTTGCTTATGATTTTGACATAGACAGAAGTTTAAATGGTTTTGATGTAATCAACTATATACTGTCAGTATATGACTATGAAACAAATGAATTATTACATAATGTGCTATTCACATCTGATGATTTTACATACAATATGTCTAAGGGAGAAGGTAATGTTGCCTATAAAGTTGAAGTTTCTGTTGAGTATAATATTACGAATCGTGAAATAGAAAAGGAAGAAATAATTTTTACTGATATTATTGATGACCATTCAAATACTTTTGATTTATATGCTACTGAAATTCCAATAGGTGAGAAATTTTATGCTTATTCCTACGGTGTTGATGATAAAGATGCATTTAAGTTTACAGTTTCTGAAAGTGGTTTATATAGAATTGAATTAAATGAAAATAAACTATATAGTCATAGTATATTTGATGAAAAGGGTAATTTAATTGGAGAGGGATGTGATTTTCAATTAGAACCAGGTGTTTATTATTTAGTGGCATCTATTCATGATGTTGGAGATTATTCTATACAAGTTAGAAAACGTATAATTAGTTAGATGTAAGATAAATAAGTTGCTAGTGAACAAATACATGATGTAAATTAATAATTTATGAATTTATTAAAAAATTTATATGAGGGGGATATTATATGTTAAACAAATCTTATCAAAAAATATTATCAATGAGTTTAGAAAAAAATATTTGGTTCTTATTATTAGGAACATTTTTATTGCCACTATCTAGTATTGTCATCTTAATATTAAAAGTTATTTATATTCTAAAAGTTGAGAATGATGAAAGTTCACATAGATGGATTTCTATAGATCCAAGTTCATCAATATTTTATATTGCATTATCACTAGTTCTTGTGATTTTATGGGGACTTATTAAAATGAATCTAAATAAACAAAAGGAAGCTTCATCAACATTTTTACATAGTCTGTTTAAAGTTATGTTGCTGGTTAATGTATTTTCATTTATAATAAAAATCTCTAATTTTTTACATTTCCATTTTGAAACATCTTTTAAGATGATGGGATTTAAGCGTTTATTCTTCCAATTGACTGACTTAGTTTGGTATCTTTATATAATAATATTTTTAATCGTTCTTGTTAGAAGCTATTCAAAAAAATATTCAATTGCAACATTATTAGTATTAAAAGAAATTGGTATAGTAACTTCAGCAATATATGTAATCACTAATATCATAATACCAGTTGCTGAGTTTAAGTTCATCAATTTTTCTAATGATCAACTGTTTTTCTATTTTGAATTAGAAAGTATTATTTCAATATTAATTTCGATACCACTATCTATTATCTGGATACTATGGATAAATAAATATGTTTATTTTCATAATATATTTATTAATGAGGATGAGGATATATCTATAGAACCTGATAAATCATCTATTTTTACTGATAACCAAAGATATTTAAATAATAGTTTAAGTAAATATGGAATTATCGCAATCGCTACTGGTGCTATCACATTAAGATTTGGTGTTATTATCTATCTATTGATACAATTACTAAAAAAACATTCTTCTTATACACATAGCATTTTTTATACCTTGAATAAACTTCTAATTGATCCATGTATGATGATCTTATTTTTTGAGATGATTATTTATATATGGATAACAATTCTTGTTTTCTTTAGTAAAAAGAAACTTACATTGACTCCATTAATAACTCTTTTCATTCTCTATTGTCATTCATTGTTAGTTTCTATTATTACATTTCTTTATATTCGCCTAAGATATATGAATTATTCATCATTAGATAGCCCATATAAATACCTTTACATTCAACTTATACTATTCTTATTCTACACAGGCTTTATAGGGATATTGGTTTGGCGTTATCACACTTATATTAAACCACGAGTAATGAAGATAGCTTGTGTTAGTTTTGTTATTACATTACTTGCTAACTTAATTTTTTCTATAACCACTCATCAAAATACTAATATGGGGATAGTTAATAATTTAATGAACTTACCTGGATTCAATATGAGTATAGTTATCGTTTCAATATCAAATGTAGTTATATTTTTATTTTGGATAGTATTTGTCATCTTCTATTATCGTGAAATTAATCTTAATAAGGATATTACTAATGAATCGGATACTCTAGGTAGTAGTGTTCCTTCAGAGTAAATTGAATATAACTTATAATCATAGAACAGATGTAGTTTAAGTGGTAATACACATCAAGTAGTGAGATAAAAGGAGTGTATATTATGAAGGCTCTAATAACAAAAAATACGATAAAGCATGATTTAAAGCAACTTGGGGTATGTCCTAATGATGTTTTAATTGTACATTCTTCACTAAAAAATATAGGTAATGTTGTAGGGGGTCCCGTATCTATTATCTTAGCTTTAGAAGAGATAATATCAGAACAAGGAACTTTGGTAATGCCTACATTTACTGAAAATTTATGTCTTCCTGATGATGAAAATGTCACAAAAGAAGAATTAGGTATAATCAAAGAAAATATGCCAATATTTCATAAGGATTTAACGCCTGTAGATAAAGTTAATGGATTTCTTACTGAAGTATTTAGAAAACAAGATGGGGTTTTTAGAAGCAATCATCCGCACTTATCCTTTGCATCTTGGGGAAAATTCGCTAAAGAAGTAGTTGAAAATCACAATTTTGATTATGCTATGGGTGAAGATTCGCCACTTGGTAAGATATATAAACTGAATGGAAAAGTCTTACTTTTAGGATCACCTAAAGATGCTGTAACAGCTTTACATTTATCAGAGTATAGTGTTAAAAAATTATATAATCCAGGAAAAAAATGGCAAGCAAAGGTTTTAAAGGATAATAGGGAGCAATGGATTGAGTATACAGATGTTGATAATAACAGTGATTATTTTCCAGATTTAATTGATAACTATATATTGAAAAACAATAACTATAAATATGGAAAAGTAGGTAATGCAGACTGCTTTTTGTTCCCTTTGGTAAGTTTGATTGATTTTGGGAAATTATGGCTTGAAAAAAATCGATAAAAGAGTATCATATTAAATATACTTATGTGAATAAATTGAGATAATGTAATGGAATAGAATTAAAACAAGAACAACTCAAATGGAATTTTAAATAAAAAGCATTTATTATATTAGGTAAAAAAATCAGCGAGCAACTCTTTCGCTGATTTTTATGATTATCTAATATTAATTACCTGACCTGCTTCTAAGAATTGTGGATTTAGTTCGATTAAACTTTTTAAATTTAAATTAAACTTTTTTAATATTGTATCTAATGTATCACCTTGTTGAATAGTGTATGTTTTAGCTAATGGAATATTTATATTTTGATTAGGAGCTAATAATAATGAATTAAAATCATTATAAGATTTAATCATTTCGGGTGTTACACCATAAGTTTGTGCAATGCTATTAAAACTATCATTTTTCTTTGTAGTATATGGAAAAAGTTGCATACCGTTAGGTGCTTGAGTAGGAATGAGTAAAACCTGACCTGGATAGATAGTTGTTGAATCTAAATTATTGTATGTAATAATATCATTGGGTGTTATATTATATTTTTGAGCGATTTGATATAAATTATCTCCTGACATTACAACATATTCTTCAGCTTGGTTTTGATTATACCGCTGATTGTTATACATAGATTCCCCCCTTAATTTCTTATATATTATCTTATGATTTTAGTTTATTTTTGCTTAGGCATTTGAGGAGGAACCCTTTAATTTAATAACAACAAAATCTTATAAAAATACATAAATTGTTTTTTGATGTTAGATGTTATAATTTTCTTATAATTGATTGTATTAACTGAGTAAATTTACTTTTTACCATATTAGCTACTTCTATTACTTCATCATGACATAATGGTTTATCTAAAATACCACAAGCCATATTAGTTAAACAAGATATTCCAATGACTTTTAATCCAGCATGAGTAGCTACTATAGCTTCTGGGACAGTTGACATACCAACTGCATCGGCACCCAATACTCTTATCATTCGTATTTCAGCTGGAGTTTCATACGTAGGACCACTCCACCAAGCATAAACACCTTGTTGAATCGGAATATGTTCCTCTTTTGCTATATTCTGAACAAGTTGTCTTAAATCTTTATCGTAGACATTAGATAAATCAGGAAATCTTGGTCCTAAATAATCATTATTTTTTCCAATCAATGGATTTGTTCCAACCAAGTTTATATGATCAGAGATTAACATTAAATCCCCAGGTTTGAAATCTGTATTTACAGCTCCACATGAATTAGTGATTATTAAATGGGAAACACCTAGTTCTTTCATAACTCGAACTGGAAATGACACCTCATCTAATGAATAGCCTTCGTAATAATGAAATCGTCCTTTCATTGCGATAACAGTTTTATCTTTAAACTTACCAATCACAAGTTCATTAGCATGCCCAATCGCAGCTGATTTAGCGAAATAAGGAGTATCACTATAAGGAATGACAATTGAATCGGTTATTTCATCTGCTAAATTACCTAATCCAGATCCTAATATCAATCCAATGGTTGGTTTGTGTGTTGTTTTACTAGAAATGAATTCTTTAGCTTTTAAGATTTGACCAATATTATGCATATTTTTACCTCCGTAAATTTAATAATATCATATATTTAATAATATATATTATAGCATTATTTTATATTTTTAAACATTCTTTGTTTAGGTGTTTAATAATTGTTATGATTTTTTGACAAAACAAAAAAAGATATACTTGATTTTCATCGGTATATCTTTATTAGATATAAATACTAGTTATTAATATAAGATAATTTCATGTATCATAATTAAAATAAAAATGATATTTATTATAGACATAAACCAAATTAAGAACCAAAATAATGCTTTAAATTGATTTTTTTTAAAATACAATGTTAATTTAATAAATAAATACATCAGTATTGGAAATAAAATAAAGATTATAACTTGCCCACTACTATAATCAATCATAACAACTAACCTCCTAATATATTTAGGGATTTCTATAATCGTCACCCTGTATTATATCATATGTAATCCCAACTGACCACAAAATATCTATTATATACTTCGAATAATTTAATTTCAAGTGAATAAATGATAATAATTGTTAAAAAGTGGATAAACTATTTTTGCAAATCTATTGACAACGTATATTCCAATTGGGTAATATAATGATGTAGAGCATTACCAAGCAGTAATATAGGAGGTTGTTATGAACGAAGTAGAAATTTTCAAATTATTATCTGATGAAAATAGATTCAAAATATTTACACTATTATTATTTGTAGAATTGTGTATTTGTGATTTAGAAAAATTCTTAAATATGAAACAAGCAAACGTTTCAAAACATATGATGAAATTTAAAAAACTTAATATTGTTAATACACGAAAAGAAGCACAATGGGTATACTATTGTTTAAGTGAAGAATTTATTAAGAAAAATTACCATTTAATAAACTTTATTAAAGATAAAGTATTAAAAAATAAAGAGTATTGTGTATTAATTAATTCATTGAATGAAAAACAGAATTGTAAAGTATAGGAGGACAAAATGAAAAAAGTAGCATTTGTATGTATTCATAATTCATGTCGTTCACAAATGGCTGAAGGTTGGGCAAATCAATTAGGTAAAGAAGTGATAGAAGCTTATTCAGCAGGAACAGAGAATTATCCTGAGGTTAAACCATTAGCTGTTAAGGTAATGGAAGAAGCAGGAGTTAATATGTCAAATTATCATACTAAATTACTCTCTGATATTCCAAATGATATCGATATATTAATTACGATGGGGTGTGGCGTTGAATGCCCATTTGTCCCATGTAAACATAGAGAAGATTGGGGATTAATAGATCCTTCTGGAGGACCAATTGAAAGGTTTAGAGAAACTAGAGATATAATTAAAAGTAAAGTTGTTGAATTAATTGAAAGAATTAATAAGGGTGAATTATAATAATGGAAAATAGAAAACAGGGCATTGGTTTTTTTGAAAAATATTTAACCCTTTGGGTTTTATTGTGTATGATTGTAGGTGTTTTAATCGGTAGATATATCACTATAATACCTAATTTCTTAGCACAGTTTGAATATGCTCATGTCTCAATTCCAATCGCTATTTTAATTTGGTTAATGATTTATCCCATGATGATGAAAGTGGATTTTCAAAGTGTTAAAAATATTAAGAAAAGTCCAAAAGGTCTATATATAACATGGGTCACAAATTGGTTAATTAAACCCTTTACTATGTTTGGTATTTCTGCATTGTTTTTCTATGTTATCTTTAGTGGATTTATTAGTCATGATTTAGCGACAGATTATTTGTCAGGGGCAGTATTACTAGGAGCAGCGCCTTGTACAGCAATGGTCTTTGTTTGGAGTCATTTAACAAAAGGTAATCCTGCCTATACAGTTGTTCAGGTTGCTACCAATGATTTAATAATCTTGATTGCATTTGTCCCAATTGTCAAATTTTTGTTAGGAGTGACTAATGTTATAGTACCATGGGAAACGTTAATCTTATCTGTTGTATTATTTGTAGTAATCCCTCTTATAGCTGGTATTCTAACGCGAATATTAGTAATTAAAAGTAAAGGTTTAGATTATTTCCAAAATAAATTTATTCCTAAATTTAATCATGTTACTATAATTGGTTTACTATTAACATTAATCATCATTTTCTTATTTCAAGGAGATGTAATCATTAATAATCCACTACATATTGTTTTAATCGCAGTTCCGCTTATTATACAAACATTTTTAATCTTCTTTATTGCATATTTAGCAAGTAAGAAAGCGAAGTTACCTCACAATATTGCAGCACCTGCTGGCATGATCGGTGCATCTAATTTTTTTGAATTATCAGTTGCAGTAGCAATTTCAATCTTTGGAGCAACTTCACCTGTGGCACTTGCTACTACAGTAGGTGTGTTAGTAGAAGTACCTGTCATGTTAACACTTGTTAAAATCGCAAATAAAACGATACATTGGTTTCCTAAAAATTCATAAGTTAAACATTTGTAATTATATTAAAAACGTTTATTATTTATTTTATCAAAACAAAAGGCTATCTACAGTTAATATGTAGATAGCCTAATTTATTTACCATTTATTAAATACTTTTTCAGCAAATCCTAATTTCTTATCAATTGTTATTTCTGTATTATCATCAAGGATTGCTTTCCCACTAAAGTAACCAAATACTTGATTCTGTTTTGAACAAAGAAGACCTAAATTAGTAATTGCTTTTCGATTTAGAATAGGTTCAAATGTCATATTTAACCGATTATCATCAGCTGTAAATGTCCATGGACTTAAAAAATCATCTTTACCTTGTTTTTTGGGAATATTAAACACAATATTATTTAATTTATGAGCTTTACCTTTATAGAAAATCATATTTTCAGTTGCAGAACTTGTATCACCAAAGCCATATCCAATATTAAATCCAAAGGGTTCACCATTAATATTTGTTGAAAGTGATCCCCAATACCATGTGTTTTTATAAGTCCATACACCACGACCCCAATCTAATGTCCCATAAGAGTCATCCGTATTAAATGAGTATGTTTTATCTCCTATCTTAGCAATTCCTTCTGCTTTCATACAGTTTATCTTTTGATTGTAGTAGAAGTGTTTTGGTTTATCAAATGGTGTAGCAATTACCATACTTTCCTGTGGAAAATCCTTTAGAATGATATTTACATTTAGTTCTTTATCTTGATAAAACTTTTTCATTTTACAATGTAAATGTCTTTCAATACCGTTATTTTTAAAAGCTATAGATACACGTTTGTTTTTAAAACTTACATCACCAATTTCACTTGTTTTAGGTAAATTAGTTTTCCCCATAGGTAGTATAGTCATAATGGATGTAGTATTCTGCCACTTTGATTTAAAATCAAGGAGTGATGCACTTATAAGTCCCATATATCCATTATCAGCTATAGTCAATGCAACCCCAAATTGACTATTCCCTATATAATAATAATCCCATTCCTTAATCTTTAGTTTACTGACTTTAATGTCATTACGATTATAGTTAAAGACAAGACTAGTAGAATAACCAGGTAAAGTTAAGTTACCTTGATCATTTAACAACTTATTTTTTTTATTAACAAAATTTTGTATACTTATCCCTCCCTAAAAATAGTATATCATACAACTGTTCTTTAGTCATAACTTATTTTTTACTCAAGTTAGTTATAAAAATTTATTTTACTCTTTTATTAATTATTGATAAAAGACTTTTTTCAAAATTAATATCATTTTCACGATTGCGTTTCTTCGGACCAGAAACTCGTTTATTTGCTTTCCTTTCTTTGGCTGATAGATATCTTCTTAGAAGTAATGTATCAATATTATGAGTTGTATATATTAATCCATCTGGACTTATCGCATAGGCATGTTTACTTAAAGACATACAGGCAACACCATAATCTTGGGTAATAACGATATCATTTTTGTTGATATATTTAATTAATTCATAATCAACACTATCCTTTCCTTTATCAACCATGATAACTTTAGCATAAGTATCATTAAATATATGACTAGTATCGAAAAACAAAATGACATCAATATTATAAGTTTTTGCAACTTTAATGATAATTTCTTTTACAGGGCAACTATCCGCATCCACTAGTATTTTCATTTATTTACCTCTTTAATATAATATTTATATTAAATATACCATACAAAACAGATTTTTTATATATGGCCTTACGCTGAATTTTGTAGATAATTAAAAATATATTCTAATTTAATTAATAGGTAAAAGAACAATTGATTGTTTTGAAGTGCTTTG from Mycoplasmatota bacterium carries:
- a CDS encoding YaiI/YqxD family protein produces the protein MKILVDADSCPVKEIIIKVAKTYNIDVILFFDTSHIFNDTYAKVIMVDKGKDSVDYELIKYINKNDIVITQDYGVACMSLSKHAYAISPDGLIYTTHNIDTLLLRRYLSAKERKANKRVSGPKKRNRENDINFEKSLLSIINKRVK
- a CDS encoding DUF2804 domain-containing protein; this translates as MQNFVNKKNKLLNDQGNLTLPGYSTSLVFNYNRNDIKVSKLKIKEWDYYYIGNSQFGVALTIADNGYMGLISASLLDFKSKWQNTTSIMTILPMGKTNLPKTSEIGDVSFKNKRVSIAFKNNGIERHLHCKMKKFYQDKELNVNIILKDFPQESMVIATPFDKPKHFYYNQKINCMKAEGIAKIGDKTYSFNTDDSYGTLDWGRGVWTYKNTWYWGSLSTNINGEPFGFNIGYGFGDTSSATENMIFYKGKAHKLNNIVFNIPKKQGKDDFLSPWTFTADDNRLNMTFEPILNRKAITNLGLLCSKQNQVFGYFSGKAILDDNTEITIDKKLGFAEKVFNKW